A single window of Xylocopilactobacillus apicola DNA harbors:
- a CDS encoding ABC transporter ATP-binding protein, whose protein sequence is MIKKLLTNLGEYKKDSIIIPIYVTGEAAMDVITPMIMAILIDQGINKGNRQALLTNGLALVVCAALSFYFGVKSVRTSAEVAVGFARNLRHNIFARIQTFSFSNIDRFSPSSLVTRMTTDVTNIQNAYQMGIRIIVRSPLMIIFALIVTFFINPQLAQIYLWVIPFLVIGMGIVIHFAHPLFNVVFRIYDKLNNVVSENLQGIRAVKSYVREDEQEEKFNEVSKKIYQTFMKAEQIVAFNMPILQVAVYTCMLLISWFGAQFIVDGKGFTEGQLLSMFSYTMEILINLNMMSMIFVMILMSRPSVERVVEVLSEQSDIKNPANPVTKIPNSSVEFKDVSFSYQNEMNNLVLKNINLKVQPGELIGILGGTGSAKSTLVQLIARLYDVTDGEIKVGGLNVKNYDLVALRDQVGMVLQNNVLFHGTIKENLKWGNSQATDDEVISAAKIAQADGFVQEFPEKYDTMISQGGTNVSGGQKQRLTIARALLKKPKILILDDSTSAVDTKTDREIKKGLRETIPGTTTFIISQRISSIEDADRIVVLDDGEINQIGTSDELLKTNRIYQEIYQSQQKGFGQSAGK, encoded by the coding sequence ATGATAAAAAAGTTGTTGACTAATCTGGGAGAATATAAAAAAGATAGCATTATCATCCCTATTTATGTTACAGGAGAAGCAGCGATGGATGTTATTACTCCGATGATTATGGCAATACTAATTGATCAGGGGATCAACAAAGGAAATCGTCAAGCTCTTTTAACAAATGGTCTTGCGTTAGTTGTGTGTGCGGCTTTGTCTTTTTATTTTGGAGTTAAGTCTGTTCGAACAAGTGCTGAAGTTGCGGTCGGATTTGCTCGTAATCTGAGGCACAATATTTTTGCGCGAATTCAAACGTTCTCATTTTCTAATATTGATCGTTTTTCTCCTTCAAGTTTAGTCACCCGGATGACAACCGACGTTACCAATATCCAAAATGCTTATCAGATGGGGATTAGAATTATTGTTAGAAGTCCCTTAATGATTATTTTTGCTTTAATTGTGACTTTTTTTATTAATCCACAATTAGCACAAATTTATTTGTGGGTTATTCCGTTTTTGGTGATTGGGATGGGAATTGTCATTCATTTTGCTCATCCTTTGTTTAATGTTGTTTTTCGGATTTATGACAAATTAAATAACGTTGTTTCAGAAAATCTACAAGGCATAAGAGCAGTTAAATCATATGTAAGAGAAGATGAACAGGAAGAAAAATTCAATGAAGTTTCAAAAAAAATCTATCAAACTTTTATGAAAGCTGAACAAATTGTGGCTTTTAATATGCCAATTCTACAAGTGGCTGTTTATACCTGTATGCTTTTAATCTCTTGGTTCGGTGCGCAATTTATCGTTGATGGAAAAGGATTTACTGAGGGGCAGCTTTTAAGCATGTTCAGTTATACGATGGAAATTTTAATCAATTTAAATATGATGTCAATGATTTTTGTCATGATTTTGATGTCTCGACCTTCTGTTGAGCGTGTTGTTGAAGTGTTATCTGAACAAAGCGATATAAAAAATCCAGCAAACCCCGTGACAAAAATCCCAAACAGCAGTGTTGAATTTAAAGATGTGAGTTTTAGTTATCAAAATGAAATGAACAATCTTGTTTTAAAAAATATTAATCTCAAAGTTCAACCAGGAGAGTTGATTGGAATCTTAGGAGGAACAGGAAGTGCTAAGTCAACTTTGGTTCAACTAATTGCGCGACTTTACGATGTAACCGATGGTGAAATTAAAGTGGGCGGTCTGAACGTGAAAAATTATGATTTAGTAGCATTGCGTGATCAAGTTGGCATGGTACTTCAAAATAATGTACTTTTTCATGGGACTATTAAAGAAAATTTAAAATGGGGTAACTCTCAAGCTACAGATGATGAAGTAATTTCTGCAGCAAAAATTGCTCAAGCAGATGGATTTGTCCAAGAATTTCCTGAAAAATACGATACGATGATTTCTCAGGGCGGAACAAATGTTTCGGGCGGACAAAAACAAAGGTTAACTATAGCTAGAGCATTACTTAAGAAACCTAAAATTTTAATTTTAGATGATTCAACCAGCGCCGTTGATACGAAAACTGATCGAGAAATCAAAAAAGGTTTACGTGAAACAATTCCTGGAACTACAACTTTTATTATTTCTCAACGGATTTCATCAATTGAAGATGCTGATCGGATCGTTGTCTTAGATGACGGTGAAATCAATCAAATCGGGACAAGTGACGAACTGTTAAAAACTAATCGAATTTATCAAGAAATTTATCAATCTCAGCAGAAAGGATTTGGTCAAAGTGCAGGCAAGTAA
- a CDS encoding MarR family winged helix-turn-helix transcriptional regulator — protein sequence MVHDTGRLLKIAGRQLTKNFDQFASKYDLTATQMSIIDHLARNKTEILQRDLEEEFNIRRSTATLILQRMEKKELVKRTTASHDARQKAVILTAKGEHLVEIVSDYMNNQQELLQKKFSKNEIDIFEKILHYYMGDYKY from the coding sequence GTGGTTCATGATACCGGAAGATTACTGAAAATAGCAGGGCGCCAACTAACAAAAAATTTTGACCAATTTGCTAGCAAGTATGATTTAACAGCAACACAAATGTCAATAATTGATCATTTAGCTCGAAATAAAACCGAAATTTTGCAACGAGATTTAGAAGAAGAATTCAATATTAGACGTTCGACAGCGACTTTGATTTTACAGCGAATGGAAAAAAAGGAACTAGTGAAACGCACAACAGCCAGCCATGATGCCCGCCAAAAGGCAGTTATTTTAACAGCTAAAGGGGAGCATTTGGTAGAAATAGTCAGTGATTATATGAATAATCAACAAGAGTTATTACAGAAAAAATTTTCAAAAAATGAAATCGATATATTCGAAAAAATTTTACATTACTATATGGGGGATTATAAATACTAA
- a CDS encoding MarR family winged helix-turn-helix transcriptional regulator: MENRDIQHKLMHLQMLLKKWHMKNRVDHGPFADPMFGQGRVLALLKMQESISTRDLSFLLNIRMQSLNELLNKLEKSGYVEKSLSEEDKRVTIIHLTNKGRDAAEKSPEIDSPFDTLNPEELSQFGEYLDRIIDELEEKVGSDEDERLRREWMEKARKRMSEPMFEQMSKMHHYGQHNFVHRPNCRFYINN; the protein is encoded by the coding sequence ATGGAAAACAGAGATATTCAACATAAACTAATGCATCTTCAAATGTTACTAAAAAAATGGCATATGAAAAATCGTGTAGATCACGGACCTTTTGCAGATCCTATGTTTGGTCAAGGGAGAGTTTTAGCACTTTTAAAAATGCAAGAATCAATCTCAACTAGGGATCTCTCTTTTCTTCTAAATATTCGTATGCAGTCTTTAAATGAATTACTTAACAAACTTGAAAAATCTGGCTACGTTGAGAAATCTCTATCTGAAGAGGATAAAAGAGTTACAATAATTCATTTAACTAATAAAGGCCGGGACGCGGCAGAAAAAAGTCCGGAAATCGATAGTCCTTTCGATACATTGAATCCAGAGGAATTGAGCCAATTTGGCGAATATCTTGATCGAATTATTGATGAGCTAGAAGAAAAGGTTGGAAGTGATGAAGACGAACGCCTTCGACGGGAATGGATGGAAAAAGCTCGCAAAAGAATGAGCGAGCCAATGTTTGAACAAATGTCTAAAATGCATCATTATGGTCAACATAATTTCGTTCATCGACCTAACTGTAGGTTTTATATTAATAACTAA
- a CDS encoding MFS transporter, giving the protein MQEKKLNKKVIMSIVAAGIMSFCGVLVETAMNITFPTLMKDFKVDTQTVQWMTTGCLLVIAMVVPLSAILKKNFSTKGIFLSANLLFMFGVVIDAVAKDFTLLLIGRMIQGIGTGLALPLMFNIILEQVPSNKIGLMMGIGSLITAIAPAIGPTYGGLIVNGLGWRFIFVLLLPILIISLIMGSYSITQVSKIKKTPVDILGIISIILLFGGLILGFSNLGSMSIFSLEVGGSWIVGILGLVLLIYRNKVATPIINLDVLKNKRYAGHVISFFFIQLCSLGISFILPNYIQLVNHQSATVAGLIVLPGAAMGAVLAPISGQILDRLGARKPILFGASISVIALILFTIFSRNLNLTWTLIIYFIYMSGIGFAFGNIMTSGLQNLTLDEQADGNAILTTLQQFAGASGTSIVAAIIAQSQNQKGVNIAVSTANGAHNAFIVLLVLGLLALIILSRVVVNQKK; this is encoded by the coding sequence ATGCAAGAGAAAAAATTAAATAAGAAAGTCATAATGTCAATTGTAGCTGCGGGAATCATGTCATTTTGTGGCGTGTTAGTTGAGACTGCAATGAATATTACTTTTCCAACTTTGATGAAAGATTTTAAAGTTGATACCCAAACAGTGCAATGGATGACAACAGGTTGTCTTTTGGTTATTGCCATGGTGGTCCCGTTATCAGCAATTTTAAAGAAAAACTTTTCAACAAAAGGAATTTTTCTTTCTGCCAACCTTTTATTTATGTTTGGAGTAGTTATTGATGCTGTTGCTAAAGATTTTACTTTACTATTGATTGGCCGAATGATTCAAGGAATTGGGACTGGGTTGGCACTACCGTTAATGTTTAATATTATTTTGGAGCAAGTACCATCAAATAAAATTGGCTTAATGATGGGAATTGGTTCTTTAATTACTGCTATTGCACCAGCGATTGGACCAACTTACGGCGGCTTAATCGTGAATGGTTTAGGTTGGAGATTTATTTTCGTTTTACTGCTACCAATTTTGATCATTTCTTTAATCATGGGTAGTTATTCAATTACGCAAGTGAGCAAAATTAAAAAAACTCCCGTTGATATTTTGGGAATTATAAGTATTATTTTGCTTTTCGGAGGTTTAATTCTCGGTTTTAGTAATTTAGGCAGTATGAGTATTTTTAGTCTTGAAGTCGGCGGCTCTTGGATTGTGGGGATTTTAGGGTTAGTACTTTTAATTTATCGAAATAAAGTAGCGACTCCCATTATTAATCTGGATGTTTTGAAAAATAAACGCTACGCTGGACACGTTATCAGTTTCTTTTTCATTCAGCTATGTAGTTTAGGAATTTCTTTTATTTTGCCTAATTATATTCAATTAGTTAATCATCAAAGCGCAACGGTAGCGGGTTTAATCGTTTTGCCCGGTGCGGCAATGGGAGCAGTTTTAGCTCCAATTAGCGGCCAAATTTTAGATCGGTTAGGTGCGCGAAAGCCAATCTTATTTGGTGCATCAATTTCAGTTATCGCGTTAATTTTATTTACAATTTTTAGTCGAAATTTGAATTTAACTTGGACCCTGATCATCTATTTTATTTACATGTCAGGGATCGGTTTTGCATTCGGAAATATCATGACCAGCGGATTGCAAAATCTAACTTTAGATGAGCAAGCCGATGGTAACGCAATTTTAACTACTTTACAGCAGTTTGCTGGAGCAAGCGGTACTTCAATTGTAGCCGCGATTATCGCTCAAAGTCAGAACCAAAAAGGGGTAAATATAGCAGTTTCAACTGCTAATGGAGCACATAATGCGTTTATCGTTTTATTGGTATTAGGGCTCTTGGCATTAATTATTCTCAGCCGAGTGGTTGTGAATCAGAAAAAATAA
- the mscL gene encoding large-conductance mechanosensitive channel protein MscL: MLKEFKNFIARGNIFDLAVGVIIGGAMTNLVSSLTKNLINPLLSMFVGKTDLGRLQLTIFGATYKYGDFLNDVINFLIIAFVVFLLLKAMRKVFPPKPATPSTEEELLTEIRDLLAKDDAK; this comes from the coding sequence ATGTTAAAAGAATTCAAAAATTTTATTGCCAGAGGAAATATTTTCGATTTAGCTGTCGGAGTAATTATTGGTGGAGCCATGACCAATTTGGTCAGCTCATTGACTAAAAATTTGATTAATCCCTTGCTTTCAATGTTTGTGGGGAAAACTGATTTAGGTCGACTACAACTGACAATTTTTGGTGCTACTTATAAGTATGGGGATTTCTTAAATGACGTGATTAATTTTTTGATTATTGCTTTTGTGGTTTTCCTTCTTTTAAAAGCAATGCGGAAAGTTTTTCCACCAAAACCCGCTACACCTAGTACAGAAGAAGAACTTTTAACAGAAATTAGAGATCTTTTAGCCAAAGATGATGCAAAATAA